One window of Akkermansia biwaensis genomic DNA carries:
- a CDS encoding NUDIX hydrolase N-terminal domain-containing protein, with product MKEEDDLVRVALPPRWLEWAVEIQFLAQAGITYTKDSYDLERFERLRDIAAEIMSARSGLDMDTVRGLFCNETGFQTPKMDTRAAIFRDGNILLVRETESGLWSLPGGWVDVNRSVRENTAKEVWEEAGLEVEPVRLIALHDRNRHNPPPYAYGVCKIFVLCEERGGSFRSNVETSESRWFGREELPPMALEKNTPEQVRLCFDAAADPLWNPVFD from the coding sequence ATGAAGGAGGAAGATGATCTGGTTCGTGTAGCGCTGCCTCCGCGCTGGCTGGAGTGGGCCGTGGAAATCCAGTTTCTGGCCCAGGCGGGAATCACCTACACCAAAGACTCTTATGATCTGGAACGCTTCGAGCGACTGAGGGATATTGCTGCTGAAATCATGAGTGCCAGGTCCGGGCTGGATATGGATACGGTCCGCGGCCTGTTTTGCAATGAAACGGGATTTCAAACGCCCAAGATGGATACGCGGGCTGCCATTTTCAGGGACGGCAACATTCTTCTGGTCAGGGAAACGGAGTCCGGCCTGTGGTCCCTGCCGGGCGGCTGGGTGGATGTGAACCGGTCCGTGCGGGAAAATACGGCTAAGGAAGTGTGGGAGGAAGCGGGCCTGGAAGTGGAACCCGTCCGGCTGATAGCGCTTCATGACCGCAACAGGCATAATCCTCCCCCCTATGCCTACGGAGTCTGCAAAATCTTCGTTCTCTGTGAAGAACGGGGTGGAAGCTTCCGCTCCAATGTGGAAACGTCTGAAAGCCGCTGGTTCGGCAGGGAGGAACTGCCTCCCATGGCTCTGGAGAAAAATACGCCTGAACAGGTGCGGCTGTGCTTTGACGCCGCGGCGGATCCGCTCTGGAATCCTGTTTTTGATTAA
- a CDS encoding sugar transferase, with product MYKFLGKRVLDIVISLCALIFISPILAIISITLLIHTGRSPFFLQVRVGYRGKLFRIVKFKTMTDARDSEGYLLPDNRRSFPLGTFLRHYSLDELPQLFNIVKGDMSLVGPRPWIPEQLAVFPERYRTERCSVRPGLTGMAQVYGRNGIPFYRRLCCDLVYTRNVFLFTDIRIVFQTIVRIITRKDVQQCRDAFRNTTGSILIKNDLSVPVVCPSGREES from the coding sequence ATGTATAAATTTCTTGGAAAACGCGTCTTGGATATCGTTATTTCCTTATGTGCATTGATCTTTATCTCGCCCATTCTGGCGATTATTTCCATAACGCTCCTGATTCATACAGGAAGGTCTCCGTTTTTTTTACAGGTGCGTGTAGGATACCGCGGAAAATTATTCAGGATTGTTAAATTCAAAACAATGACAGATGCCCGCGATTCGGAGGGGTACCTGCTTCCGGATAACCGGAGGTCTTTTCCGCTGGGAACTTTTTTACGCCACTATTCCCTGGATGAACTTCCCCAGTTGTTCAATATCGTCAAGGGGGACATGTCTCTTGTAGGTCCACGGCCATGGATTCCGGAGCAGTTGGCTGTTTTTCCCGAACGCTACCGCACGGAACGCTGCTCCGTCCGCCCCGGATTGACCGGAATGGCCCAGGTGTATGGGAGAAACGGTATTCCGTTCTACAGGCGGTTGTGTTGCGACCTTGTTTATACCCGGAATGTATTTCTGTTCACGGATATCAGGATCGTTTTCCAAACCATTGTCCGGATTATAACCCGCAAGGATGTCCAGCAGTGCAGGGACGCTTTCCGGAATACCACGGGCAGTATCCTGATCAAGAACGATCTTTCCGTGCCTGTGGTGTGTCCGTCAGGACGGGAGGAATCCTGA
- a CDS encoding polysaccharide biosynthesis/export family protein translates to MNIRTLFSSGIFRLASLSVCSLLLASCVNPKEVLYIQDITDETHQNIVTKYQTTIQKDDQLYISVSSKQPELTAPFIMAEMGNSISNSSNNSRPKGYLVDDEGYIVLPVIGRMKAARKTCSQLANDISAKLRSSDYIKDASVNVQIMNFKFSVLGEVNNPGSYQVDGQRVTIFDAISRAGDLNIDGNRDIVLIREMEHDRKIVKLDLRSKSIFSSPYYYIRQNDIIYVTPSDRKVNMRSESAQYYAWGLSGLSLIIAVIAISL, encoded by the coding sequence ATGAATATTCGTACCCTTTTTTCCTCCGGAATTTTTCGGCTGGCTTCCCTGTCGGTTTGTTCCCTGTTGCTGGCTTCCTGCGTCAATCCCAAAGAGGTTCTCTATATCCAGGATATTACGGATGAGACCCACCAAAATATAGTCACCAAATATCAGACGACTATTCAGAAAGACGATCAGCTTTATATTTCCGTCAGCAGCAAGCAACCGGAATTGACCGCTCCTTTCATCATGGCGGAAATGGGCAATTCCATTTCCAACAGCAGCAATAATTCGCGGCCCAAGGGGTACCTGGTTGACGATGAAGGATACATCGTGCTGCCGGTCATCGGCAGGATGAAGGCGGCCCGGAAGACCTGCTCCCAGCTTGCCAATGATATTTCAGCGAAACTCCGCAGCAGCGATTATATCAAGGACGCTTCCGTCAATGTCCAGATCATGAATTTCAAGTTTTCCGTTCTGGGGGAGGTTAATAATCCCGGCTCTTACCAAGTGGACGGTCAGCGCGTTACCATTTTTGATGCCATTAGCCGGGCGGGAGATTTGAATATTGACGGCAACCGGGACATCGTGCTGATCCGGGAGATGGAACATGACCGGAAGATCGTCAAGCTGGACCTGCGCAGCAAGTCCATTTTTTCCTCTCCTTACTATTACATCCGGCAGAACGACATTATCTATGTCACTCCCTCTGACCGCAAGGTGAACATGAGGAGCGAAAGCGCCCAGTATTATGCATGGGGCCTTTCCGGCCTGTCCCTGATTATTGCCGTCATTGCCATCAGCTTGTAA
- a CDS encoding GumC family protein, with protein sequence MSIPVIQPEDNDIFSFRFIFSTARRYWLWILAAALLGGTGSYFIFARQGYLYEKTARIMLRDDKQKNSQVSEIILSDLGVRAEEANLANESYVVQSSEVMGRVVKGLELGVSYWEERNIRKVELYHTTPLKVEFGEEVDFQPCSLAVTPLNGREFSLSYREKGGKETALPGKFGIPLELPFATVTVRTTSHFSSGSIGRPIFVERLSVKETCAQMLGRLSVTRPDSKESSLLELTLRLSHPQKAEDVLNYLIEVYNDHSRREKQIASTRAEDFIVKRIEKLGGQLGGVDKQVIDYKRHSRIVKDMSTTLEATFSKLQEIGTELFSTRTELSQVKVLAGLLAEGGRERDMIPANIGIQDAGVAKQIELFNDNFLQYKKLSASAGKQNPMVSSLAENMKEMRESIVRSISNYCDVLRVRMGELERVRDELNRGLSDMASKDEGLVPLLREQKVMEELYLMLLKKREENALALATTEPSARILEPAFGSNSPVAPKLPLMTLGGMAGGAFLCLLSLMVSNSLNTKVKDKNDLVGLVSLPLAGELPLLSGKERKKLPLVVINSRSFMEECFHILRNNTELLLLPNPEKASRVVFLTSTRTGEGKTFTALNLAAAYAQTGKKVLLIDGDLRKASLSAFCGGKNSRGLAHLLMNPLASPDSVLQSGENFPGFDIVPAGPVPPNPAALLTQGRFEDLIRYWRTRYDRIIVDGCPYEAVADASLMARHADLVLYLIRCGMIEKQYVPSIQELAARGEFQSVALILNAENFKNSRFHYYSEYSGSKTAG encoded by the coding sequence ATGTCCATTCCCGTTATACAGCCTGAGGACAACGATATTTTTTCCTTCCGGTTCATTTTTTCCACGGCCAGAAGGTATTGGCTCTGGATTCTGGCGGCCGCTTTGCTGGGCGGAACCGGGTCTTATTTTATTTTCGCGCGGCAGGGATATTTGTATGAGAAAACCGCCCGCATCATGCTGAGGGACGACAAGCAGAAAAATTCCCAGGTTTCGGAAATCATTCTTTCCGATTTGGGCGTCAGGGCGGAGGAAGCCAATCTTGCGAATGAGAGCTATGTGGTCCAGTCCTCGGAGGTGATGGGGCGCGTTGTGAAGGGATTGGAGCTCGGCGTTTCTTATTGGGAAGAGCGGAATATCCGGAAAGTAGAACTTTACCATACGACTCCCTTGAAGGTGGAATTTGGGGAAGAAGTGGATTTCCAGCCTTGTTCCCTGGCGGTTACTCCTTTGAATGGCCGCGAATTTTCCCTGTCCTACCGGGAAAAGGGGGGAAAGGAAACCGCCCTTCCTGGAAAATTCGGCATCCCTTTGGAGCTTCCCTTCGCCACGGTAACCGTGCGGACTACGTCCCATTTTTCTTCCGGCAGCATAGGCAGGCCCATTTTCGTGGAACGCCTCTCCGTCAAGGAGACCTGCGCCCAAATGCTGGGCCGCCTGAGCGTAACGCGGCCCGATTCCAAGGAAAGCAGCCTGCTGGAGTTGACGCTGAGGCTTTCCCATCCGCAGAAGGCGGAAGATGTCCTGAATTATCTTATTGAAGTTTACAATGACCATTCCAGGCGGGAGAAACAAATCGCATCCACACGGGCGGAGGATTTCATCGTCAAACGCATTGAAAAGCTCGGCGGCCAGCTGGGCGGCGTGGACAAGCAGGTGATTGATTACAAGCGCCACAGCCGCATCGTCAAGGACATGAGCACGACGCTGGAGGCCACCTTCAGCAAGCTGCAGGAAATAGGGACGGAACTTTTTTCCACCAGAACGGAATTGAGTCAGGTGAAGGTGCTTGCCGGGTTGCTTGCGGAGGGGGGCCGGGAACGGGACATGATTCCCGCCAATATAGGAATCCAGGATGCGGGAGTTGCCAAGCAGATTGAACTTTTCAATGACAATTTCCTCCAATACAAAAAGTTGAGCGCCAGCGCAGGGAAGCAGAATCCCATGGTTTCATCCCTGGCGGAGAATATGAAGGAGATGCGCGAGTCCATCGTCCGTTCCATCTCCAATTACTGCGATGTCCTGCGCGTGAGGATGGGCGAACTGGAAAGGGTGCGGGATGAACTCAACCGGGGATTGTCGGACATGGCTTCCAAGGATGAAGGCCTGGTTCCCCTTCTCCGGGAGCAGAAGGTGATGGAAGAGCTTTACCTGATGTTGTTGAAGAAGAGAGAGGAAAACGCCCTGGCTCTGGCTACCACGGAGCCAAGTGCTCGTATTCTGGAGCCTGCGTTTGGTTCCAATTCTCCGGTAGCGCCCAAACTCCCCCTGATGACGCTGGGCGGCATGGCCGGCGGCGCTTTTCTGTGCCTTCTATCTCTGATGGTTTCGAACTCTTTGAATACCAAGGTGAAAGATAAGAATGACCTTGTCGGTTTGGTGAGCCTGCCGCTTGCAGGGGAACTTCCTCTGCTTTCCGGGAAGGAGCGCAAGAAGTTGCCGCTCGTCGTCATAAACAGCCGTTCCTTCATGGAAGAATGTTTTCATATTCTCCGCAATAATACGGAACTTCTGCTGCTGCCCAATCCGGAGAAGGCTTCCCGAGTCGTGTTCCTGACCTCGACAAGGACGGGCGAGGGGAAGACGTTTACAGCTTTGAATCTGGCTGCCGCTTATGCGCAGACGGGGAAAAAGGTCCTCCTGATTGACGGAGACCTGCGCAAGGCCAGCCTTTCCGCCTTTTGCGGAGGGAAGAATTCCAGAGGTCTGGCGCATCTGCTGATGAATCCGCTGGCGTCTCCGGATTCCGTCCTGCAATCCGGAGAGAATTTTCCGGGATTCGACATAGTGCCGGCAGGTCCTGTTCCTCCCAATCCGGCCGCCTTGCTGACTCAGGGACGGTTTGAAGACCTGATCCGGTACTGGCGCACCCGGTATGACCGCATTATTGTGGATGGCTGCCCGTATGAAGCCGTGGCGGATGCCTCCCTGATGGCCCGGCATGCGGACCTGGTCCTTTATCTCATCAGATGCGGCATGATAGAGAAGCAGTACGTTCCTTCCATTCAGGAATTGGCGGCCAGGGGGGAATTCCAGTCCGTCGCTCTCATCCTCAATGCCGAGAATTTCAAGAATTCCCGTTTTCATTATTACAGTGAATATTCCGGTTCAAAAACTGCCGGATAA
- a CDS encoding MATE family efflux transporter, producing MKMGITMFVSLYTTRLVLNALGVDDFGIFGMVAGVIAMLAFLNASMAAATQRFMSYAEGEGNREKQRIIFNISVVLHLAIAVVVAILLYAAAPFLFGHFLNIPEGRIFAARCVYWAMIASTVFSMLGVPYEAMLNAHENMLYFAVIGVLESFLKLGAALLVVHVLADKLILYGVLMAGISILAMTAMLVYCHRNYAECVIAPLRYWKKGVFREMGSFACWNFTVSASSMLSEYGVGIVLNHFFGVALNAAQAVAQQINGQTMAFSGTMLKALNPVISKSEGAGNRRLMLRASLSGCKFAYLLMAVFAIPLILEAPGLLGLWLHSVPAWAVLFCRLQLARTLMEQLFLSLGSAIYAEGNIRLYTLVKTGSGILFLGATYGFYSLGWPPFMMYVAAILFVTVPGGLLALSICVRRLGLSLRDFSFQVLVPCLVPSGATLAAGVALARICPQLSPVPVLFRTCLLLGAFLLFLWFFSLNARERGTLVFLLKSVCGKIQFSK from the coding sequence ATGAAAATGGGCATTACGATGTTCGTTTCCCTGTACACGACGCGCTTGGTCCTGAATGCCCTGGGGGTGGACGACTTCGGCATTTTCGGCATGGTGGCCGGCGTGATTGCCATGCTGGCTTTTCTCAATGCCAGCATGGCGGCGGCTACCCAGCGCTTCATGAGTTACGCCGAAGGGGAGGGGAACCGCGAGAAACAGAGGATCATCTTTAATATCAGCGTAGTCCTCCATCTTGCCATTGCGGTTGTAGTCGCAATCCTGCTGTATGCGGCCGCTCCCTTCCTGTTCGGGCATTTTCTCAATATTCCGGAAGGCCGGATTTTTGCCGCCCGGTGCGTTTACTGGGCCATGATCGCCAGCACGGTGTTCAGTATGTTGGGCGTTCCTTATGAAGCCATGCTGAACGCTCACGAGAATATGCTGTATTTCGCCGTGATAGGCGTGCTGGAGTCTTTTCTGAAACTGGGGGCCGCCCTGCTTGTCGTTCACGTGCTGGCGGACAAGCTGATCCTGTACGGGGTTCTGATGGCCGGGATTTCCATCCTCGCCATGACGGCCATGCTTGTTTATTGCCATAGGAATTATGCGGAGTGCGTGATTGCTCCGCTGCGTTACTGGAAGAAGGGCGTTTTTCGGGAAATGGGCAGCTTCGCGTGCTGGAATTTTACGGTTTCCGCAAGCAGCATGCTCTCGGAATACGGCGTCGGCATCGTCCTGAACCACTTTTTCGGGGTTGCCCTCAATGCGGCGCAGGCTGTCGCCCAGCAGATCAACGGACAAACCATGGCTTTTTCCGGAACCATGCTGAAAGCCCTGAATCCAGTCATTTCAAAAAGCGAGGGTGCGGGCAACCGCCGTCTCATGCTCCGGGCCTCCCTGTCCGGGTGCAAGTTCGCGTATCTGCTCATGGCTGTTTTCGCCATTCCCCTGATTCTGGAAGCTCCGGGGCTCCTCGGCCTGTGGCTTCATTCCGTGCCCGCCTGGGCGGTTCTGTTTTGCAGGCTCCAGCTTGCCCGGACCTTGATGGAACAGCTTTTCCTCAGCCTGGGGTCCGCCATTTATGCGGAAGGAAATATTCGCCTGTACACGCTGGTGAAAACGGGCTCCGGAATTCTTTTCCTGGGCGCCACTTACGGATTCTACAGCCTGGGGTGGCCTCCCTTCATGATGTATGTGGCCGCCATTCTTTTTGTCACGGTGCCCGGAGGCTTGCTGGCCCTTTCCATCTGCGTGCGCCGTCTGGGCCTGAGCCTGCGGGATTTTTCTTTCCAGGTGCTGGTGCCGTGCCTCGTTCCCAGCGGGGCTACGCTTGCCGCGGGCGTGGCCCTGGCCCGGATTTGTCCGCAGCTTTCACCTGTTCCGGTATTGTTCCGCACCTGTTTGCTGCTGGGTGCCTTCCTTCTTTTCCTCTGGTTTTTTTCCCTGAACGCCAGGGAACGCGGCACCCTTGTTTTTCTTCTGAAAAGCGTGTGCGGTAAAATTCAGTTTTCCAAATGA
- a CDS encoding glycosyltransferase family 4 protein: protein MNAGKDGMKVLWLTNILFPEPCRMLGLPEPVLGGWMYAGAQELMKAVPDLKLAAAMFYPGNGLRRLDGESMTYYLIPAPADMNAYRKELEPFFREARYAFGPDVVHIHGSEYPHSLAWVNACGAGNTAVSIQGLSSVCAGFYLGGISRRELVKFVTLRDLMRRDTLFAQQRRMKARGRYERELFSKVGHVIGRTAWDRAHAWAMNPEARYHFLHPTLREPFYRSEWDAGACEKHTIFLSQSHYPLKGLHMVAEALPLVLRHYPDARVHVAGPDILSVPAWRRNGYAHYLGKLMERLGVRDRFRWLGRLSAEQMCSQFRKAHIFVCPSMIENESNSLGEAQMVGTPCIAAYAGGMMDSVSHGETGFLYRFEDAELLAMQVCRLFGDMDLCRHVSSRGRRAALARHDRSANAEQLRRIYRDIAGDTANGTDGREGGRKEDSPCSC from the coding sequence ATGAATGCCGGAAAAGACGGGATGAAGGTGCTCTGGCTGACCAATATCCTGTTTCCGGAGCCGTGCCGGATGCTTGGACTGCCGGAGCCGGTTCTGGGAGGCTGGATGTATGCGGGCGCGCAGGAACTTATGAAGGCCGTTCCGGATTTAAAGCTGGCCGCGGCCATGTTTTATCCGGGGAACGGGCTGAGGCGTCTGGACGGAGAGTCCATGACCTACTATCTGATTCCCGCCCCTGCCGACATGAACGCCTACAGAAAGGAGCTGGAGCCCTTCTTCCGAGAAGCCCGGTACGCATTCGGTCCCGATGTGGTCCATATTCACGGTTCCGAATATCCGCACTCCCTGGCCTGGGTGAATGCCTGCGGTGCGGGGAATACCGCCGTTTCCATCCAGGGGCTGTCTTCCGTCTGCGCCGGGTTTTATCTGGGCGGCATTTCTCGCCGGGAACTCGTGAAATTTGTCACTCTGCGCGACCTGATGCGCCGCGATACCCTTTTTGCCCAGCAGCGGAGGATGAAGGCGCGCGGAAGGTACGAACGGGAACTTTTCAGCAAGGTGGGCCACGTGATCGGACGCACCGCCTGGGACCGGGCGCACGCGTGGGCCATGAATCCGGAGGCCCGGTACCATTTTCTTCATCCTACGCTCAGGGAGCCTTTTTACAGGAGTGAATGGGATGCCGGAGCGTGCGAAAAGCATACGATTTTTCTCAGCCAGTCCCATTACCCCCTGAAAGGGCTGCACATGGTGGCGGAGGCGCTGCCCCTGGTTTTGCGGCATTATCCGGATGCCAGGGTGCATGTGGCAGGGCCGGACATCCTGTCCGTTCCCGCGTGGCGCAGGAATGGGTACGCCCATTATCTGGGAAAACTGATGGAGCGGCTGGGGGTCCGGGACCGTTTCCGCTGGCTGGGACGCTTGAGCGCGGAACAAATGTGCAGCCAGTTCAGGAAGGCCCATATTTTTGTTTGTCCTTCCATGATTGAGAATGAGTCCAATTCCCTGGGGGAGGCGCAGATGGTGGGCACACCCTGCATTGCGGCCTATGCCGGAGGCATGATGGATTCCGTCTCCCATGGGGAAACGGGTTTCCTGTACCGGTTTGAAGATGCGGAATTGCTGGCCATGCAGGTGTGCCGGCTGTTCGGGGACATGGATTTGTGCAGGCATGTTTCATCCCGCGGCAGGCGGGCCGCCCTGGCGCGCCATGACCGTTCCGCGAACGCGGAACAATTGAGACGCATTTACAGGGACATTGCCGGAGATACCGCGAACGGGACGGATGGACGTGAAGGAGGAAGAAAGGAGGACTCTCCATGCAGTTGCTGA
- a CDS encoding acyltransferase, which yields MQLLIYLAKKAVLRCWGICVHPLHNMYARWLLYSSNAVHGPGLCSFGIPDVRISRGRSHSVRCRIGREFTMRNGSYGVSRSSPRCLIFVDRDGVLRIGDRVGISNAVIICTQSVTIGNDVKAGFGVHIMDSDFHALDPEARRGPDDLLQRRSAPVRIGENVFIGAGTFILKGVAIGDNAIIGACSVVTRSIPAGEIWAGNPARRIRGGEEVSPVMERGLHA from the coding sequence ATGCAGTTGCTGATTTATCTTGCCAAAAAGGCCGTGCTCCGTTGCTGGGGCATTTGCGTGCATCCCCTGCACAACATGTATGCCCGGTGGCTCCTGTATTCCAGCAACGCGGTTCACGGTCCCGGACTCTGTTCGTTCGGAATTCCGGACGTCAGGATATCCAGGGGGAGGAGTCATTCCGTGCGGTGCCGCATAGGAAGGGAGTTTACCATGAGAAACGGTTCCTATGGCGTTTCCCGTTCTTCCCCGCGCTGCCTGATTTTCGTGGACCGGGACGGTGTGCTGCGTATCGGGGACCGGGTGGGCATCAGCAATGCCGTGATTATCTGCACGCAGTCGGTCACTATCGGGAACGATGTCAAGGCCGGATTTGGCGTCCACATCATGGACTCGGATTTTCATGCATTGGACCCGGAAGCGAGACGGGGTCCGGATGACTTGCTTCAGCGCCGGTCCGCTCCGGTCAGGATTGGAGAAAACGTTTTCATTGGGGCCGGGACTTTTATTTTGAAAGGAGTTGCCATCGGGGACAATGCCATCATAGGCGCCTGTTCCGTGGTGACGCGTTCCATCCCCGCCGGTGAGATATGGGCGGGGAATCCGGCCCGCCGCATCCGGGGGGGGGAGGAAGTTTCCCCGGTTATGGAAAGGGGACTTCATGCATAA
- a CDS encoding glycosyltransferase family 2 protein, with the protein MKTDDTFGKKLAVLMTCHNRREKTLRCLTSLFSCRPEAGLELSVYLVDDGSSDGTGDAVRQAYPSVSVIRGDGTLFWNRGMRKAWEDALKKNADFYLWLNDDTVLYPSALVHLLEASRQMEHLAVICGSTCGPGTDEWTYGGMSGGKPVIPDGTLQECALCHGNILWVPRHVVDRIGILDGFYLHALGDYDYSRTAHSCGIPLRVAPSFLGTCAWHDKAVPWTDREVPLIRRLRNLYSPLGNAQPRYYFHYVRKHEGLPAACRAMVCMHVRVFFPALWTKTK; encoded by the coding sequence ATGAAAACCGACGATACATTCGGAAAAAAACTCGCGGTCCTGATGACGTGCCACAACCGCAGGGAAAAGACGCTCCGCTGTTTGACCTCCCTGTTTTCCTGCCGGCCGGAAGCCGGACTGGAGCTTTCCGTGTATCTGGTGGATGACGGTTCTTCCGACGGTACCGGAGACGCCGTGCGGCAGGCCTACCCCTCCGTATCCGTGATCAGGGGGGACGGTACCCTCTTCTGGAACCGGGGAATGCGGAAAGCGTGGGAGGACGCCCTGAAGAAGAACGCGGATTTCTACCTCTGGCTGAATGACGATACCGTGCTGTATCCGTCGGCCCTTGTCCATTTGCTGGAAGCTTCCCGGCAGATGGAGCACCTGGCCGTCATCTGCGGCTCCACGTGCGGTCCAGGTACGGATGAATGGACTTATGGCGGCATGTCCGGAGGGAAGCCCGTTATTCCGGACGGAACCTTGCAGGAGTGCGCCTTATGCCACGGGAACATTCTGTGGGTGCCGCGTCATGTGGTGGACCGCATCGGCATTCTGGACGGATTCTATCTGCACGCCCTGGGGGATTACGATTATTCCCGGACGGCGCATTCCTGCGGAATACCGTTGCGGGTTGCCCCATCTTTCCTCGGAACCTGTGCATGGCATGACAAGGCCGTTCCCTGGACGGACCGGGAGGTTCCCCTGATCCGCAGGCTCCGCAATTTGTATTCCCCGCTGGGCAATGCCCAGCCCAGGTATTACTTCCATTATGTCCGGAAACACGAAGGCTTGCCGGCCGCGTGCCGGGCCATGGTGTGCATGCATGTACGAGTTTTTTTCCCCGCCTTATGGACAAAAACGAAATAG
- a CDS encoding glycosyltransferase family 4 protein, translated as MKRKLMVFHQYLAPYRIDFFNALARRGDMEAFFEYEDSPDHHYNRREMESRCVFRPRYLNHVPVAGRRIPSGLACILREGRPDLVLVPEFSILALEVCLLRAVFRWKFQIISICDDSMDMIRGNELSRLHALARKMAMPMIDDVILPDSEACRWYREHYGKGIFFPIVRDEQAFRMQCREALPVSLSLQEEYALRGKKVVLYVGRLAPEKNLECLVRAAASLPEDTVLVIVGSGSLKEELQHLAGRMQVSAIFPGWLEGVRLAAWYNLADIFVLPSLVEPFGAVVNDALAAGCFCLVSGRCGSSCLIRQGWNGELFDPEDEERLASLLREACRNRGVRPSFPHLKECLMPAGFREYVNHLMEHMGL; from the coding sequence ATGAAACGGAAACTGATGGTTTTTCATCAATATTTGGCGCCCTACCGCATTGATTTTTTCAATGCGCTGGCCCGGCGTGGCGACATGGAAGCGTTCTTTGAATATGAAGATTCCCCGGATCACCACTACAACAGAAGGGAAATGGAATCCCGGTGCGTTTTCCGGCCCCGGTACCTGAACCATGTTCCGGTTGCCGGGCGGCGCATTCCCTCCGGACTTGCGTGCATTTTGAGGGAAGGGAGGCCGGATTTGGTTCTTGTTCCGGAATTTTCCATTCTGGCCCTGGAAGTATGCCTGCTGCGTGCGGTTTTCCGTTGGAAGTTCCAAATCATCAGCATTTGCGATGACAGCATGGACATGATACGGGGGAACGAACTATCCCGCCTCCACGCCCTGGCGCGGAAGATGGCCATGCCGATGATCGACGATGTGATTTTACCGGATTCGGAGGCATGCCGCTGGTACCGGGAACACTATGGAAAGGGCATTTTTTTCCCCATTGTCAGGGATGAACAGGCTTTCAGGATGCAGTGCCGCGAGGCGCTTCCCGTCAGCCTTTCCTTGCAGGAAGAATACGCACTGCGCGGCAAAAAGGTGGTCCTGTATGTGGGGCGTCTGGCTCCGGAGAAGAATTTGGAATGCCTGGTCAGAGCGGCCGCGAGTCTGCCGGAGGATACCGTTCTTGTGATTGTGGGATCGGGCAGTCTGAAAGAGGAGCTGCAGCATTTGGCCGGCCGTATGCAGGTCAGCGCCATTTTTCCCGGCTGGCTGGAAGGTGTACGCCTGGCGGCCTGGTACAATCTGGCCGATATTTTTGTTCTTCCCAGCCTGGTAGAACCGTTTGGGGCGGTTGTCAATGATGCGCTGGCTGCCGGCTGTTTTTGCCTGGTTTCCGGGCGCTGCGGTTCCTCCTGCCTGATCCGCCAGGGATGGAACGGGGAATTGTTTGATCCGGAAGACGAAGAGCGGCTGGCCTCTCTTCTCCGGGAAGCCTGCCGGAACCGGGGAGTAAGGCCGTCCTTTCCGCACTTGAAGGAATGCCTGATGCCTGCCGGATTCCGGGAATACGTCAACCACCTCATGGAACATATGGGTTTATGA